The sequence TTATTATCCTTGCTCTTTCCATCCACCAGTGCCCGGGTCATGATGCAGCGCGTAAAGAGGTATGCCTTCTCGCAGCCGGATCCAGCTGCCGGTTGGGAGAGAGAAGCAAACAATGaaaacaccttttttttttgtccgaaATGGAAATGAGGCAAAAACCTACTCATCTCGTCCAGACACTCATCGACCGTTTCGCTGGAGGTGGCCCAATTCAGTGCGAGCGCCGTCTCCTTGTTAACCTTGTCGTCCTCCGTCAGTATGCCGAGTGTTTGCAAATAGCACCGGATAAAGCACTGCGGAAAATGGCAGATTGAAaatcgattttcttttccccgcACAAAACCCCCAACCGCTGCCGCCTGGCGCACTCACCAACGGTATCCGGTCGGTTTCGTCCGGGAAACTTCCGGTTTCGTTCAGCTCGGCCAGGTAGTCGGGCTGGATGACGAAGGTACGGTTGCACTGGGCCACCGCCTCCTGCATGGTGATTTCGGGCATCTTTTTGGCGGTGGCCGAATCGGCCAGCTGGGCACCTCGCTGTTCGGTGTTGTCGTTGTTCATCATGCTGCAACCGTGCACACCTTGCGGCATGGTGGCCACCTGCAgggtgagcagcagcagcaacgcgtACAGAGGAACGGCCATGGTGCGTTGTTTCATTGCGAGCTGCTGTTGGAGGGTGCTACCGGCTACCAGAGAAAAGGGGAAACCAGGAACAAAAAGGTAACAACAAGCAACATAATGTTTTAGCACATTAATATGTGCTGGATATTGAAGGGAGCTTTGGGCGCTGTTTGGAATGTGTAACGTACGTAGTGGATGTGGAGGAAATGTTTCGAAGCATAAAAACAAGCACAACGAATGCAACGATTGCA comes from Anopheles stephensi strain Indian unplaced genomic scaffold, UCI_ANSTEP_V1.0 ucontig124, whole genome shotgun sequence and encodes:
- the LOC118515263 gene encoding general odorant-binding protein 84a-like, which produces MKQRTMAVPLYALLLLLTLQVATMPQGVHGCSMMNNDNTEQRGAQLADSATAKKMPEITMQEAVAQCNRTFVIQPDYLAELNETGSFPDETDRIPLCFIRCYLQTLGILTEDDKVNKETALALNWATSSETVDECLDEMTGSGCEKAYLFTRCIMTRALVDGKSKDNK